From a single Mycosarcoma maydis chromosome 2, whole genome shotgun sequence genomic region:
- a CDS encoding uncharacterized protein (related to BXI1 - protein involved in apoptosis): MSSNDPAAPPSYTAPAPKGYQAVPQHDSPSYGAAETSTTPRNVDEEGDPDDFKFGVTVEQSSPEIRAMFLRKVYTVLFFQILGTTAIAAIMTTRGIAGWVQQNQWAFIVPLVGSLVTMGFLYFKRHSHPTNMILLGLFTVLESLSLGTVITYVDQKIVLQAMIITAFTFFGLTLFTLQSKWDFGSMGGWLFGALMVLVGVGFVGVFLPYNQTFDLIMAVAGCVVFSLYIVYDTWLIQRRLSAEEWVLANISLYLDIVNLFINILRILNNQSRD; the protein is encoded by the coding sequence ATGTCAAGCAACGATCCTGCCGCACCGCCCTCGTACACGGCGCCTGCACCAAAGGGCTATCAAGCCGTACCTCAACACGACTCTCCATCTTACGGAGCGGCGGAAACGAGCACCACTCCGCGTaatgtcgacgaggaaggcgaTCCGGACGATTTCAAATTCGGAGTCACCGTTGAGCAATCATCGCCAGAGATCCGCGCCATGTTCCTGCGCAAGGTTTACACCGTTCTGTTCTTCCAGATTCTCGGCACCACCGCGATTGCTGCTATCATGACCACTCGAGGTATCGCCGGCTGGGTCCAGCAAAACCAATGGGCTTTCATTGTCCCTCTCGTCGGTAGTCTGGTCACCATGGGTTTTCTCTACTTCAAGCGTCACTCTCATCCAACCAACATGATCCTTCTCGGACTGTTCACCGTCCTAGAGTCACTTTCGCTCGGAACTGTGATCACCTACGTCGACCAGAAAATCGTCCTCCAGGCTATGATTATCACCGCTTTTACTTTCTTCGGCCTCACGCTCTTCACACTCCAGTCCAAATGGGACTTTGGCAGCATGGGCGGATGGCTGTTTGGCGCGCTCATGGTCTTGGTAGGCGTTGGATTTGTGGGAGTGTTTTTGCCCTACAACCAGACCTTCGACCTCATCATGGCGGTCGCAGGCTGCGTCGTGTTCAGCTTGTACATTGTGTACGATACATGGCTGATCCAGAGGAGGCTGAGTGCGGAGGAGTGGGTACTAGCTAACATCAGCTTGTACCTCGATATTGTTAACCTTTTCATCAACATCTTGCGTATTCTCAACAACCAATCGAGGGATTGA
- a CDS encoding mitochondrial 37S ribosomal protein bS16m (related to 30S ribosomal protein S16), which yields MVVRLRLSRKGTRNNPFYHVVAINDSKPRDARPIEKLGEFDPIPRPPPSARLPTPFIGQSGAIPGHGGLMTSRLPSASQAGAKEVNLQKRLEWNEERIRHWLKLGAQPSKPVARLLDRAGLVPEGVHYKGIYRPPPSSQLVQPATAKATKRSTAEDKTQSS from the coding sequence ATGGTCGTGCGTCTTCGACTCAGCCGTAAGGGCACACGCAATAATCCATTCTACCATGTGGTAGCAATCAATGATTCCAAACCACGAGATGCGCGCCCGATCGAAAAATTGGGAGAATTTGATCCCATTCCACGCCCACCACCGTCCGCACGTTTACCGACACCCTTTATCGGTCAGAGCGGAGCAATCCCAGGCCACGGAGGTCTAATGACTTCCAGATTGCCCTCGGCATCGCAAGCAGGAGCGAAGGAGGTGAACTTGCAAAAGCGATTAGAATGGAACGAGGAGAGGATTCGACATTGGTTGAAGTTGGGGGCTCAACCGAGTAAGCCCGTTGCCAGGTTGTTGGATCGAGCAGGACTAGTTCCGGAGGGCGTACATTACAAGGGGATCTACAGGCCCCCGCCGAGTAGTCAGCTTGTGCAACCCGCTACGGCAAAGGCAACAAAAAGGTCGACAGCAGAGGACAAGACGCAATCATCATAG
- a CDS encoding putative 5'-3' exoribonuclease: MGIPKFFRFMSERYPMISQLIEDNKIPEFDNLYLDMNGIIHNCSHPNDNDASFRITETQIFLAVFAYIEHLFNKIKPRKVFFLAVDGVAPRAKMNQQRSRRFRTAKEAKEIKEKAESRGEVLPEEEAFDSNCITPGTPFMAKLSQQLEYFIAKKITEDADWRNVQVILSGHDVPGEGEHKIMEYIRLSKAQPDYNPNVRHCLYGLDADLIMLGLLSHDPHFCLLREEVQFGPRRKSKGSLEMQNFFLLHLSLFREYLDLEFQDLRSSLPFPYDFERIIDDFILLNIFVGNDFLPHLPGLHINQGAMDLLFNIYKRILPAAGGYLNESGTLRTDRLELVLSELRNFEMEQFERDYGDTTTHKAKVSKKKKSISQAKAKGGLVLTVSQRGLLDKVHAFVKAQRNDPVSAPKELLVPADLPNKDRRFLEDLASSLKLRTSFNKVDPASQIPAITLSFPAIGIEDGDSEESPSDEDADNSKQNSDNAATGNKDTSAISEADTAVDRVLIRYLKAKVDTASDDEADPEEDYKKRLEAQMTAWKQSYYKEKLEIDYNNDEAMSKLAFRYIEGLQWVLHYYYDGVASWGWFYDYHYAPKISDLKNVGQMKFEFTLGKPFRPFDQLMGVLPALSSQHIPSAFRDLMTDPNSPIIDFYPTNFEADLNGKKQDWEAVVKIPFIDEKRLLEALDKREVYLGIEERKRNGFGNSREFTYNENEESFFPSSLPGTFPDLVHNRANVKNFNLPTLDGLHLVKGLTKGVELGARALAGFPSLKTLPHYGRLGHHGVNIFQAESKGVSVVVTIENTYEDAKTETIAAAMIGNRAFLNWPFLTEGLVVGVSDRLFRYEMGMIGGQQKVVANPHQGANLSEFHRKAESTEFHYSKRLGVLIGDVDVLVHIRPLKGLKRLDDGAFIKDYEDSSKKEISQAVQVTVTNVVHDDARFLESPARPIREEYPDKTRIFFLGANAYGTPAHVVGSTNASLAIEVAFFPNQAKENAYLRDLVSKRARVNYFPSYQVAKKCGISSLALSKLASSMMFAWKDQKVNVGLRLKFESKGEKVLGYSRRTAVGWEYSEKSLELVKEYVQTFPEITNMLSQNSSVDITRATQIWDESVVDEKMAQLKEWLKVKGVRDLETVPLYAEQLSKETVQTIEAFTSRLVDTRTAIGAAGQVKRVFIKGIPRTALLKPSHAPFRLQAQRFELGDRVIMVQDSGNVPLSARGVVVGINSNSLEVVFDVPFLSGTTLGDRCSPYKGATVSFVSVLNLTQPQFVCAGTAGESDTSASVGSALERTLGPIGGTGTGQANGNGKGAHGYGAGNSSYRPPNAFRPSASADHGRGGSTQILQRPRQPYAPVSQDIAFSGVARGLHKPTLAAASANQVEEINPIMAALGIRQPINSNAPARGAARGVARPARPARPHFVNQAQQPVVPAGAATSAPAHAGGRGGRGGGTSRGRGAPVSRGAPVSRGAPASRGARGGRGGAADP, translated from the coding sequence ATGGGTATTCCAAAGTTCTTCCGCTTCATGTCGGAGCGCTACCCGATGATTAGTCAACTTATCGAGGACAACAAGATCCCCGAGTTCGACAACCTCTACCTCGACATGAACGGCATCATTCACAACTGCTCGCATCCTAACGACAACGACGCCTCGTTCCGTATCACAGAGACGCAAATTTTCTTAGCTGTCTTTGCCTATATAGAGCATCTTTTCAACAAGATCAAACCCAGAAAGGTCTTCTTCCTTGCCGTCGATGGTGTAGCTCCCCGAGCCAAGATGAACCAACAGCGCTCTCGTCGTTTCCGAACCGCAAAGGAGGCAAAAGAAATCAAGGAGAAGGCTGAAAGCCGAGGTGAGGTCTTACCCGAGGAAGAGGCTTTCGATTCCAATTGTATCACTCCAGGCACTCCTTTCATGGCCAAACTCTCGCAACAACTCGAATACTTTATCGCTAAGAAAATCACCGAAGACGCCGATTGGCGCAACGTGCAGGTCATCCTTTCGGGACACGATGTTCCAGGGGAGGGCGAGCACAAGATCATGGAGTACATCCGTCTCTCCAAGGCGCAGCCCGACTACAACCCCAATGTTCGTCACTGCCTTTACGGTCTCGATGCCGACCTTATAATGCTGGGTCTTCTCAGCCATGATCCTCACTTCTGTTTGCTCCGAGAAGAGGTCCAATTCGGCCCTCGTCGCAAGTCCAAGGGAAGCCTCGAAATGCAAAACTTCTTCCTGCTCCACCTTTCGCTCTTCCGAGAGtacctcgacctcgagtTCCAAGATCTCCGCTCCTCTCTTCCTTTCCCCTACGACTTTGAGAGGATTATCGACGACTTCATCCTGCTCAACATTTTTGTCGGCAACGATTTCCTACCCCATCTTCCCGGTCTTCACATTAACCAAGGAGCCATGGATCTTCTCTTCAATATATACAAGCGAATCCTTCCTGCGGCCGGTGGCTATCTCAATGAGAGTGGTACTCTCCGCACcgatcgtcttgagctcgtcctCTCCGAGCTGCGTAACTTTGAGATGGAGCAATTTGAGCGCGACTACGGTGACACTACGACCCACAAGGCCAAGGTatccaagaagaagaaatCCATCTCCCAAGCAAAAGCCAAGGGTGGCCTTGTTCTTACAGTATCACAGCGTGGACTTTTAGACAAGGTGCATGCTTTCGTTAAGGCTCAACGAAACGACCCTGTGAGCGCTCCCAAGGAGCTCTTGGTGCCGGCGGACCTTCCTAACAAGGACAGGAGATTCCTCGAGGATCTCGCTTCTAGCCTCAAGCTGCGTACGTCCTTCAACAAGGTTGATCCCGCTTCCCAGATCCCCGCAATTACTCTATCTTTCCCCGCCATTGGCATCGAAGACGGTGACAGTGAGGAAAGTCCTTCCGACGAGGACGCCGATAATTCGAAACAGAACTCAGACAATGCTGCCACTGGCAACAAGGACACCAGTGCCATCTCCGAAGCCGATACGGCTGTTGATCGCGTTCTCATCCGCTACCTCAAGGCCAAAGTCGATACTGCAAGtgacgacgaagctgaCCCCGAGGAAGACTACAAGAAGCGCCTCGAGGCTCAGATGACCGCGTGGAAACAAAGTTACTACAAGGAAAAGCTTGAAATTGACTACAACAACGACGAGGCTATGTCCAAGCTTGCCTTCCGCTACATCGAGGGTCTTCAGTGGGTCCTCCACTACTACTACGATGGTGTTGCCTCTTGGGGTTGGTTCTACGACTACCACTATGCTCCCAAGATCTCCGACCTCAAGAACGTCGGTCAGATGAAGTTCGAATTCACACTCGGCAAGCCATTCCGTCCCTTCGACCAGCTCATGGGCGTTCTTCCTGCGCTCAGTAGTCAACATATTCCCTCTGCCTTCCGCGACCTCATGACCGATCCCAACTCGCCCATCATTGACTTCTATCCCACCAATTTTGAAGCCGATCTCAATGGCAAGAAGCAGGATTGGGAGGCTGTGGTCAAGATTCCCTtcatcgacgagaagcGTCTACTTGAAGCTCTTGACAAGCGCGAAGTGTACCTGGGCATCGAggagcgcaagcgcaatGGGTTTGGTAATAGTCGCGAGTTTACCTACAATGAAAACGAGGAAAGCTTCTTTCCCTCAAGCCTTCCAGGCACTTTCCCCGACCTCGTTCACAATCGCGCCAACGTCAAAAACTTTAACCTGCCAACACTCGATGGTCTTCACCTCGTCAAGGGTCTCACCAAaggcgtcgagctcggtgcGCGTGCCTTGGCCGGTTTTCCATCGCTCAAAACGCTGCCTCACTACGgtcgtcttggtcatcACGGAGTGAACATTTTTCAGGCAGAGTCCAAGGGCGTTAGCGTGGTCGTCACCATCGAGAATACTTACGAAGACGCCAAGACAGAGACGATTGCTGCGGCCATGATTGGCAATCGTGCTTTCCTCAATTGGCCCTTTCTCACCGAAGGTCTTGTCGTCGGTGTCTCGGACAGACTTTTCCGATACGAGATGGGCATGATTGGTGGCCAACAGAAGGTAGTTGCCAATCCACATCAGGGCGCCAACCTATCTGAATTCCATCGCAAGGCCGAGAGTACCGAGTTCCACTACAGCAAGCGACTGGGTGTGCTCATCGGCGATGTCGATGTACTTGTCCACATCCGTCCGCTCAAGGGACTCAAGCGTCTGGATGACGGTGCTTTCATCAAGGACTACGAGGATAGCTCCAAGAAAGAGATCAGCCAGGCCGTGCAAGTGACTGTGACCAACGTCGTACACGACGATgctcgcttcctcgagTCCCCCGCCAGACCGATCCGCGAGGAATACCCAGATAAGACCAGGATCTTTTTCTTGGGCGCCAACGCATACGGTACCCCGGCTCATGTCGTTGGCAGCACCAACGCCTCGCTTGCCATCGAGGTGGCTTTCTTTCCTAACCAGGCTAAAGAGAACGCATACTTGCGCGACCTCGTAAGCAAGCGTGCTCGTGTTAACTATTTCCCCTCCTATCAGGTCGCCAAAAAGTGTGGTATCAGTTCGCTGGCTCTTTCCAagctcgcttcgagcatgaTGTTCGCCTGGAAGGATCAGAAAGTCAACGTTGGTCTCCGACTCAAGTTTGAGAGCAAAGGTGAAAAGGTGCTCGGATATTCGCGCAGGACGGCTGTCGGATGGGAATATTCGGAAAAGTCGCTCGAGTTGGTGAAGGAATACGTGCAGACGTTCCCAGAGATCACCAACATGCTCAGTCAAAACTCTAGCGTCGACATCACACGTGCCACGCAGATCTGGGACGAGTCGGTTGTCGACGAAAAGATGGCGCAGCTGAAGGAATGGCTCAAGGTCAAGGGCGTGCGCGACCTGGAGACGGTGCCGTTGTACGCTGAGCAGCTGTCGAAAGAGACGGTGCAGACCATCGAGGCGTTCACCTCTCGTCTTGTTGACACGCGCACTGCCATCGGTGCCGCCGGTCAGGTTAAGCGTGTGTTTATAAAGGGCATTCCGCGTACCGCGCTTCTGAAGCCCAGCCATGCTCCCTTCCGTTTGCAGGCGCAGAggttcgagcttggtgacCGTGTCATCATGGTGCAAGACAGCGGCAACGTGCCACTCTCGGCGCGAGGTGTGGTTGTTGGCATCAATAGCAACTCGCTCGAGGTGGTATTCGATGTGCCTTTCCTCAGCGGCACCACGCTTGgcgatcgatgctctcCTTACAAGGGTGCTACCGTTTCGTTTGTTAGTGTGCTCAACCTGACGCAGCCTCAATTTGTCTGCGCTGGCACTGCTGGTGAGAGCGACACGAGCGCCTCGGTGGGTAGCGCTCTCGAGAGGACGCTTGGACCGATCGGTGGCACCGGCACTGGGCAGGCCAATGGCAACGGCAAAGGTGCTCACGGCTACGGAGCTGGTAACAGCTCTTACCGGCCCCCAAATGCGTTCAGGCCCAGTGCCTCCGCAGAtcatggccgaggtggcagCACACAGATCCTGCAGCGACCTCGCCAGCCATACGCTCCTGTCTCGCAAGATATCGCCTTCTCCGGCGTCGCACGCGGTTTGCACAAACCTACGCTGGCGGCTGCCTCGGCGAATCAGGTTGAAGAAATCAACCCTATCATGGCCGCTCTTGGAATCCGACAGCCCATCAACAGCAATGCACCTGCTCGTGGAGCTGCACGTGGTGTCGCTCGACCCGCTCGACCCGCTCGCCCGCACTTTGTGAaccaagcgcagcagcctgTTGTCCCAGCTGGGGCTGCGACAAGTGCTCCGGCACATGCAGGTGGACGTGGTGGGCGAGGCGGCGGCACTAGTCGCGGGCGTGGTGCTCCAGTTTCGCGTGGCGCTCCAGTTTCGCGTGGCGCTCCAGCTTCGCGTGGCGCTCGTGGTGGCCGCGGAGGGGCTGCTGACCCGTAA
- a CDS encoding putative ATP-dependent protease translates to MIPLQRHAACSAARWRTSAFGSATLSSRRLTTLSSTAAAIARKSSVTPFPSTRIPSSIDISKVIPTPTASAHTRFLFTSTPQYLPRMKKLEKLLKDGEQIDEEEHDGHKEHESRREPGAFEAKSESSGSSSSTGRSATGGTPASGAGAGSGSGSGASGSGSGSGSGSGSGSGSGSGSGSGNNSITRSTVPSVYPQVLALPITRRPLFPGFYKAVVIKNRAVCAAIKESLKRGQPYIGAFLLKDEEEDADVITDLSKVHKVGVFAQVTSVFPVQGGGQTGSSKKGKDGEEKSEDEEGITAVLYPHRRIRIDELITPTGETIPSPPPGSEGAGPANPISDEAANEAVKAASIARVDDIQQEARDDGILPEVNDASAAHLQQNAPPSPPAAVDGESVANSDGTAIEGQDMPSHSAPFQTSFLQDYAVSLVNVTNLAAAPHDKRNDQYIRAVMSELISVFKDIAQLNPLFRDQIANFSISQGAGNVFEEPEKLADFAAAVSTGEVGELQAVLEALDIRERLQKALVVLKKELMNAQLQSKISKDVESKIQKRQREYYLMEQLKGIKKELGIESDGKDKMVEKFREKAAQLNMPEAVRKVFDEELNKLQTLEPAASEFNVTRGYLDWLTSIPWGVHSPENYSISNATGVLDEDHYGLSDVKDRILEFLAVGKLKGTVEGKIICLVGPPGVGKTSIGKSIARAVERQFFRFSVGGLSDVAEIKGHRRTYVGAMPGKAIQALKKVGTENPLILIDEVDKIGRGHNGDPSSALLEMLDPEQNGSFLDHYMDVPVDLSRVLFVCTANTLETIPQPLLDRMEVMEVSSYTADEKRHIARGYLAPQAKEASGLQDANIELPDETIDFLIKHHARESGVRGLRKLLEKVYRKIAFDIVKQHGESVFPEPKEGELASAKKDAVPSSHAAAGSADSTAQSVTPPHVDSQPAEGSETLSPFTEPSASSGEATPDSQPKQDGKLPGKEAAGEAPAKVTTEKRQPMAVPKDVKVVITIDSLRKYLGPPVYHKDRLYTSAMPAGVSTGLGYLGNGSGSLMPIETTIMPGKGGLQLTGKLGDVIKESASIALSWMKTNAFDLGIVKDANDNLLDNKDVHLHMPEGAIGKEGPSAGVAFTVSLTSLLTNRPVAPTLAMTGEVSLRGMVLPVGGLKEKLLAAHRAGITKVILPAQNQPNVEADVPKAVLDDLEVHYVNNVWSALNHAFGQGPWSSKAKEMEEMESQELIAQSSPRKEKIKEDDGASQDQPVN, encoded by the coding sequence ATGATTCCTTTACAAAGGCATGCGGCATGCAGCGCCGCTCGCTGGCGCACCTCAGCTTTTGGCTCCGCCACCCTAAGTTCACGGCGTCTCACGACCTTGtcctccaccgctgctgccatcgcgCGCAAGTCGTCAGTAACTCCGTTCCCTTCCACCAGGATACCCTCCTCCATCGATATAAGCAAAGTCATTCCCACACCAACGGCTTCAGCCCATACTCGCTTTTTGTTCACTTCGACGCCGCAGTATCTGCCAAGGAtgaagaagctcgaaaagtTGCTCAAAGACggcgagcagatcgacgaagaagagcacgaCGGGCACAAAGAGCACGAGAGTCGACGCGAGCCAGGCGCGTTTGAAGCAAAATCCGAGTCTTCTGGCTCGTCTTCTTCCACGGGCAGATCGGCTACTGGTGGCACACCAGCTTCTGGCGCCGGCGCCGGCTCAGGTTCTGGCTCCGGTGCAAGTGGCTCcggctctggctctggctctggctctggctctggctctggctctggctctggctctgggTCAGGAAACAACTCAATCACTCGTTCTACGGTGCCATCCGTGTATCCCCAAGTGCTTGCACTTCCCATCACCCGACGTCCACTCTTCCCCGGTTTCTACAAAGCCGTCGTTATCAAGAATCGGGCCGTATGCGCTGCCATAAAAGAATCGCTCAAGCGAGGCCAGCCATACATTGGTGCCTTCTTGCTtaaggacgaggaggaggatgctGATGTCATCACTGACCTCAGCAAAGTTCATAAGGTTGGTGTCTTTGCCCAGGTCACTAGCGTCTTTCCTGTCCAGGGCGGTGGCCAAACAGGAAGCAGTAAGAAGGGCAAGGATGGAGAGGAAAAGTCCGAAGATGAAGAGGGTATCACCGCCGTCCTCTATCCGCATCGCCGCATTCGCATCGACGAACTCATCACCCCCACAGGTGAAACTATTCCTTCGCCCCCACCAGGCTCTGAGGGCGCCGGTCCTGCCAACCCCATAAGCGATGAGGCGGCCAATGAAGCCGTCAAAGCTGCTTCCATCGCCAGGGTCGACGATATTCAGCAAGAGGCTCGAGACGATGGGATTCTACCTGAAGTCAACGATGCCTCTGCAGCTCATCTGCAGCAAAATGCACCGCCTTCGCCTCCTGCAGCTGTCGACGGAGAATCTGTCGCTAACTCTGACGGCACAGCTATCGAAGGTCAAGACATGCCCTCTCACTCTGCGCCTTTCCAGACATCGTTCCTTCAGGACTACGCggtctcgctcgtcaacgtcaCCAACCTTGCTGCCGCTCCCCACGACAAGCGCAACGACCAGTACATCCGTGCCGTCATGTCCGAGTTGATCAGTGTTTTCAAGGACATTGCTCAGCTTAATCCGCTCTTCCGCGACCAGATTGCCAACTTTTCAATCTCGCAGGGCGCAGGCAACGTGTTCGAGGAACCCGAGAAGCTTGCCGattttgctgctgctgtctcGACCGGCGAAGTGGGCGAGCTGCAGGCCGTACTCGAGGCtctcgacattcgtgaACGCCTTCAAAAGGCCCTCGTCgtgctcaagaaggagctCATGAATGCTCAGCTGCAGAGCAAGATCAGCAAAGATGTCGAGTCCAAGATCCAGAAGCGACAGCGCGAGTACTACCTCATGGAACAGCTCAAGGGCatcaagaaggagctcggcatcgagagcgacgGTAAGGACAAGATGGTCGAAAAATTCCGCGAAAAGGCTGCCCAACTCAACATGCCTGAAGCCGTCCGCAAAGTGTTCGATGAGGAACTCAATAAGCTTCAGACTCTCGAGCCTGCCGCAAGCGAATTCAATGTCACTCGCGGCTATCTCGACTGGCTCACCAGCATTCCGTGGGGCGTCCACTCGCCTGAGAACTATTCAATCTCTAACGCGACTGGTGTTCTTGACGAAGATCACTACGGACTTTCCGACGTCAAGGATCGCATCCTCGAGTTCCTAGCCGTTGGTAAGCTCAAGGGCACTGTAGAAGGCAAGATCATCTGCCTTGTCGGACCTCCTGGTGTCGGAAAGACTTCGATCGGCAAGTCGATCGCACGTGCCGTCGAGCGTCAATTCTTCCGCTTCAGCGTTGGAGGTCTCAGCGACGTAGCCGAAATCAAGGGCCACCGAAGGACCTACGTTGGTGCCATGCCAGGTAAGGCCATCcaggcgctcaagaaggTTGGCACCGAGAACCcgctcatcctcatcgatGAGGTTGACAAGATCGGACGAGGTCACAACGGTGATCCCTCTTCGGCTCTGCTTGAAATGCTCGACCCCGAACAGAACGGCTCGTTCCTGGATCATTACATGGATGTTCCCGTTGATCTCTCGCGAGTCTTGTTCGTTTGCACCgccaacacgctcgagaCCATCCCACAGCCTTTGCTGGACCGTATGGAGGTCATGGAGGTGTCGTCATACACAGCTGACGAGAAGCGACACATTGCGCGCGGCTACTTGGCTCCTCAAGCCAAGGAGGCTTCTGGCCTGCAGGATGCCAACATTGAACTTCCAGACGAGACGATTGATTTCCTCATCAAGCATCACGCTCGAGAGAGTGGTGTGCGTGGTCTTcgaaagctgctcgaaaaggtctATCGCAAGATTGCAttcgacattgtcaagcAGCACGGCGAGTCGGTGTTCCCGGAGCCCAAGGAGGGCGAGCTGGCCAGCGCCAAGAAGGATGCTGTTCCCAGTTCGCACGCCGCTGCAGGCTCTGCCGACAGCACCGCCCAGTCAGTGACCCCACCTCATGTTGACAGTCAGCCGGCGGAGGGCAGCGAGACGCTATCGCCATTCACTGAGCCATCAGCCTCTTCGGGTGAGGCAACACCAGACAGTCAGCCCAAGCAGGACGGAAAATTGCCTGGCAAGGAAGCCGCTGGCGAGGCGCCTGCTAAGGTGACAACGGAGAAGCGTCAACCCATGGCGGTGCCCAAGGACGTAAAGGTGGTGATCACCATCGACAGCCTGCGCAAGTATCTCGGACCTCCCGTCTACCACAAAGACCGTCTGTACACTAGCGCCATGCCTGCTGGTGTGTCGACGGGACTCGGCTACCTTGGCAACGGTTCCGGCTCGCTGATGCCTATCGAGACAACCATCATGCCAGGCAAGGGTGGCTTACAATTGACGGGTAAGCTGGGTGACGTGATCAAGGAGTCAGCTTCCATTGCTCTCTCTTGGATGAAGACCAACGCGTTTGACCTTGGCATTGTCAAGGATGCCAACGACAATTTGCTCGACAACAAGGATGTGCATCTGCACATGCCTGAGGGTGCGATTGGCAAAGAAGGACCCTCTGCCGGTGTTGCCTTTACTGTTTCACTCACATCACTGTTGACCAACCGACCGGTAGCGCCAACGCTGGCCATGACGGGAGAAGTGTCGCTTCGTGGAATGGTGTTGCCTGTGGGCGGATTGAAGGAGAAgttgcttgctgctcaccGTGCTGGTATCACCAAGGTGATCTTGCCCGCCCAGAACCAGCCCAACGTCGAAGCTGATGTACCGAAGGCGGTGCTCGATGACCTCGAGGTTCATTACGTGAACAACGTCTGGAGCGCTCTCAACCACGCATTCGGCCAAGGTCCTTGGTCGTCCAAGGCGAAGGAGATGGAGGAAATGGAAAGTCAAGAGTTGATCGCGCAATCTTCACCCCGAAAGGAGAAGATCAAGGAGGACGATGGTGCTAGCCAGGATCAACCAGTCAACTAG